GAAATCCGGACGACAGGGTTCTTGGTCGGCGGCATCCACCGGTGGATACACACGGCGGTCAAAATGCGTGCTCACCGCGGCTACCAGATGCCCACCGGCGGAAAACCCGAGCACTCCGATCTTGTGTGGATCGACATGCCACTCCGCCGCGTGAAAGCGCACCAGCGAGATCGTCCTCTGCGCGTCTTCGAGCGGCCTGGACGATCTCGTGTTGACGTCACAACCGCAGAACTGTTCCCAGTTCGGTCCGGCATTGGGCACGCGGTACTTCAGGAGCACGCAGGTGATCCCCTTCGATGTCAGCCAGTCACAGACCTCAGTCCCTTCGAGGTCGATGGCCAGGATCTGATAGCCGCCGCCGGGAAACACGATGACCGCGGCGCCGGTGTTTGTCCCCTGTGGCGAGTAGACGGTCAGCGTGGGACGCGAGACGTTGCGTACCTGAAGCCACGGCCGACCGGCGACCATCGATCCGCCGATCGCCGTCGTTTCACTGTCAGGTCCTGCGCGCCCTGCCGCCACGGTCGAGGGCCAGATTGGTACTTGCGTATGCCCCGGCGACGGCTGCCACGGAGCCGTTTGCGCGGCCAGGCCGGAGGACCAACCGACGACACACAGAGCAATGATGGAGGGCTTCATGAGAATCCACGTGTCGCACGGCTTCGTCCGCTGGAGCGGCCTGTCAGGCGCGGTGTGTGCCTGGAGGGGCGTTGGCCGGGAGGACGAGTCGAAGCCCGATGCAGCCATCATGTGAACTTAGCGGGAGATCTCCGGACAGTCGAGGCCTGAGCTCCTAGAAATGGAGAGGGTGCTCAGGGGTCGCCTCCGGTGGTAGGAATTGGGTTGCGAGACTCAGCTCTTACCTGGAGGAGACGGACATGAGCACCCGGGAGAAGCTTATCAAGGCGCGCCTCAGCATGCTAGCTCTGGCCGAGGAGCTTCAGAACATCAGTCAGGCCTGCCAGCGGGCAGGCATCAGCCGCAGTCACTACTACGAGATCAAGGAAGCCTTCGAGCGCTACGGTCCGGAGGGCCTGGCACCTCGTGTCCGGCGCTCGCCGCGGATGCCGAACCAGACGCCGCCGGAGCTCGAGGCAAAGATCCTCGAGATGACCGAACGGTATCCGACCTA
This portion of the Candidatus Krumholzibacteriia bacterium genome encodes:
- a CDS encoding alpha/beta hydrolase codes for the protein MKPSIIALCVVGWSSGLAAQTAPWQPSPGHTQVPIWPSTVAAGRAGPDSETTAIGGSMVAGRPWLQVRNVSRPTLTVYSPQGTNTGAAVIVFPGGGYQILAIDLEGTEVCDWLTSKGITCVLLKYRVPNAGPNWEQFCGCDVNTRSSRPLEDAQRTISLVRFHAAEWHVDPHKIGVLGFSAGGHLVAAVSTHFDRRVYPPVDAADQEPCRPDFAVALYPGHLFDYRTDALNADIHVTRDTPPTLLVHAQDDNVDDPSHSLYYYKALKDAGVPAELHMYAEGRHAFGLRQTELPVTRWPQLVETWLRTTGMISP